One segment of Panicum virgatum strain AP13 chromosome 1K, P.virgatum_v5, whole genome shotgun sequence DNA contains the following:
- the LOC120706191 gene encoding uncharacterized protein LOC120706191: MNNGFPGILHLRNQPLMDDSAVSIGFSITSYTSGSHAQSQVTFGLDRLGSAMDNSHSHGERGLRRSNHAPAQDDGCRLVLGLGPTPDANSADQHPAGAESRAPVTLFGQSFSFNDPGALSLGVRQGRHAGAIQHISKMPTGHIISFGGAVDEGSTSARRSSGGYMPSLVFARGPDDYAAADEQAQGLVDHTDHNSYDSTVRDPSGFRLSPEPSASLTEASFGVSSDVVTVVSNPAHRRHPKKCRFKGCSKGARGASGLCIAHGGGQRCQKPGCHKGAESRTAYCKAHGGGRRCLHLGCTKSAEGKTDHCIAHGGGRRCGYDGCPKAARGKSGRCIKHGGGKRCSVEGCIRSAEGRVGLCISHGGGRRCQYPDCRKGAQGSTLYCKAHGGGKRCVFEGCAKGAEGSTPLCKAHGGGKRCMHEGGGVCPKSVHGGTEFCVAHGGGKRCAVPGCGRSARGRTDRCVRHGGGKRCRVDGCGKSAQGSTEYCKAHGGGKRCNFGGGCEKFARGRSGLCAAHATLVASQQRRRGGGGGAVAGMIGPGLFHGIVRPAGAATAHNERSSSGSGASTVSDCDGPPVAAAGRLELIPPQVLVPHSMKSLAPPPERSREGGAAAVPEGRVHGGGLLTLLGGSFRNVDVGRL, from the coding sequence ATGAATAACGGTTTTCCGGGTATCCTGCACCTCAGAAACCAGCCTCTGATGGATGATTCTGCAGTGTCAATTGGTTTCTCAATTACAAGTTACACATCCGGCAGCCATGCTCAGAGTCAGGTAACATTTGGGCTAGACCGGTTGGGTTCAGCAATGGACAACAGCCACAGCCATGGTGAGAGAGGTTTGCGGAGGTCGAATCATGCGCCTGCGCAAGATGATGGGTGCAGACTAGTCCTTGGACTGGGACCAACTCCGGATGCTAACTCTGCTGATCAGCATCCTGCCGGAGCAGAGTCTAGAGCACCTGTGACTTTGTTTGGCCAGAGCTTCTCTTTCAACGATCCAGGGGCGCTGAGCCTTGGGGTTCGCCAGGGCCGTCACGCTGGAGCAATTCAACACATATCAAAAATGCCTACCGGCCACATCATTTCCTTTGGCGGCGCCGTCGATGAGGGCTCAACGTCGGCGAGGAGAAGCTCCGGTGGCTACATGCCATCCCTTGTCTTCGCGCGTGGGCCAGACGACTATGCAGCAGCTGATGAACAGGCACAGGGTTTGGTAGATCACACGGATCACAACAGCTACGACAGCACTGTTCGTGATCCCAGTGGTTTCCGGCTCAGCCCTGAACCTTCGGCGTCCTTGACGGAGGCTTCGTTCGGCGTGAGCTCTGACGTCGTGACCGTGGTAAGCAATCCTGCACATCGCCGGCATCCCAAGAAGTGCAGGTTCAAGGGGTGCTCcaagggcgcgcgcggcgcgtcgGGCCTGTGCATCGCCCATGGCGGCGGGCAGAGGTGCCAGAAGCCCGGGTGCCACAAGGGCGCCGAGAGCCGCACGGCCTACTGCAaggcccacggcggcggccgccggtgcCTGCATCTCGGCTGCACCAAGAGCGCGGAAGGGAAGACGGACCACTGCAtcgcccacggcggcgggcggcggtgcggctaCGACGGCTGCCCGAAGGCCGCGCGCGGCAAGTCCGGGCGGTGCATCAAGCACGGCGGCGGGAAGCGGTGCTCCGTCGAGGGCTGCATCCGGAGCGCCGAGGGCCGGGTTGGGCTGTGCATctcccacggcggcgggcggcggtgccaGTACCCGGACTGCCGCAAGGGCGCGCAGGGCAGCACGCTCTACTGcaaggcgcacggcggcggcaagcggtGCGTCTTCGAGGGCTGCGCCAAGGGCGCCGAGGGCAGCACGCCGCTGTGcaaggcgcacggcggcgggaaGCGGTGCATgcacgagggcggcggcgtgtgCCCCAAGAGCGTCCACGGCGGCACCGAGTTCTGcgtggcgcacggcggcggcaagcggtGCGCGGTGCCCGGGTGCGGCAGGAGCGCGCGCGGCCGCACGGACCGGTGCGtcaggcacggcggcggcaagcggtGCCGCGTGGACGGGTGCGGCAAGAGCGCCCAGGGCAGCACCGAGTACTGCAaggcccacggcggcggcaagcgcTGCAActtcggcggcggctgcgagaaGTTCGCGCGCGGCCGGAGCGGCCTCTGCGCGGCGCACGCCACGCTGGTGGCctcgcagcagcgccgccgcggcggcggcggcggcgcggtggctggCATGATCGGGCCGGGCCTCTTTCACGGCATCGTccggcccgccggcgccgcgaccGCGCATAACGAGCGCTCGTCCTCCGGCTCCGGGGCGAGCACGGTGTCGGACTGCGACGGCCcgcccgtggccgcggcggggagGCTGGAGCTGATCCCTCCCCAGGTGCTGGTCCCCCACTCCATGAAGtccttggcgccgccgccggagaggagcagagagggaggggcggccgccgtccccgaggggagggtgcacggcggcggcctcctgaCGTTGCTCGGCGGCAGCTTCCGGAACGTCGACGTCGGCAGGCTCTGA